Proteins found in one Pantoea cypripedii genomic segment:
- a CDS encoding MFS transporter → MKRTLPAIGLFALVVFIIGLNLRPVMAAIGPLYPYLQQDAHLSATQISLLTALPVIMMGVAALYVPRLLRIVGEIKGIALGLTLLVLACLVRGLILQPGVLIASALLAGAGIGLIQALMPALIKRCFSARASTLMALFTTGIMAGAALAAVSAAPLAGSQGLAMTLALPALPALIALLLWGRGLPLSVRAVVVKRPQAINAARAWLLMAFFGIGTAAYTLVLAWLPPFYQQHGWSAEQSGYILGALTLAEVVAGFLLSALIHRFPDRRRPLLLVLALILSGLICLMTFGGALAWLPTLLLGLGIGALFPLSLIVTLDHAQTAEQAGALLSFVQGGGYLLAALMPLIAGVVRDHAASLDSAWLLMSAGIVLLMGMALRFRPGV, encoded by the coding sequence GTGAAACGTACCTTACCCGCAATTGGGTTGTTTGCTTTAGTGGTTTTTATTATCGGCCTGAATCTCAGGCCGGTGATGGCGGCCATAGGGCCGCTGTATCCTTACCTGCAACAGGATGCCCATCTGAGTGCGACGCAGATTAGCCTGCTGACAGCGTTACCGGTGATCATGATGGGGGTTGCTGCGCTCTATGTGCCGCGACTGCTGCGCATTGTCGGGGAGATCAAAGGTATCGCGCTTGGTTTGACCCTGCTGGTGCTGGCTTGTCTGGTGCGCGGTCTGATCCTGCAACCAGGTGTGTTAATTGCCAGCGCGCTGCTGGCTGGTGCAGGGATTGGGTTGATCCAGGCGCTAATGCCTGCGCTGATTAAACGTTGCTTTAGCGCCAGAGCCAGCACGCTGATGGCGCTGTTTACCACCGGGATTATGGCGGGTGCGGCGCTGGCTGCCGTCAGTGCTGCTCCGCTGGCTGGCTCGCAGGGATTAGCAATGACGCTGGCGCTACCGGCACTGCCCGCATTGATCGCTTTGTTGTTGTGGGGACGGGGATTGCCATTATCGGTGCGGGCGGTGGTGGTAAAACGTCCGCAGGCGATCAATGCCGCGCGTGCCTGGCTGCTGATGGCGTTTTTTGGTATTGGCACTGCGGCTTACACGCTGGTACTGGCCTGGCTGCCGCCGTTTTATCAACAGCATGGCTGGAGTGCTGAGCAAAGTGGTTATATCCTGGGGGCGTTAACGCTGGCTGAGGTGGTGGCGGGCTTTCTGCTTTCGGCGTTAATCCATCGTTTTCCCGATCGCCGCCGTCCGCTATTGCTGGTACTGGCATTGATCCTGAGCGGGTTAATTTGCCTGATGACGTTCGGTGGTGCGCTGGCCTGGCTGCCCACGCTGCTGCTTGGACTGGGTATCGGCGCGCTGTTCCCGCTTTCCCTGATTGTCACCCTTGACCATGCGCAAACGGCAGAACAGGCCGGGGCTTTGCTCTCTTTTGTGCAGGGCGGTGGGTATCTGCTCGCAGCGCTGATGCCGCTGATTGCCGGAGTGGTACGTGACCACGCAGCGTCGCTGGACAGTGCCTGGCTCCTCATGAGCGCGGGGATTGTGTTGCTGATGGGGATGGCGCTGCGCTTTCGGCCTGGGGTATAG
- a CDS encoding MmcQ/YjbR family DNA-binding protein, with amino-acid sequence MNRQQLFAWVNQQYQVEPDYPWKTNPEYAVLRHPRHRKWFAVVFPLESHKLGLPDGAVVQVMNIKTRPELNGSLRQQAGIYPAWHMNKEHWLSLTLADGLPDEEIFALLDDSFSLTF; translated from the coding sequence ATGAACCGCCAGCAGCTGTTTGCCTGGGTAAACCAGCAATACCAGGTTGAACCTGATTATCCGTGGAAAACCAATCCGGAATACGCGGTGCTGCGCCATCCACGTCACCGTAAATGGTTTGCCGTGGTTTTCCCGCTGGAGAGCCACAAACTGGGCCTGCCGGACGGTGCTGTCGTGCAGGTGATGAACATCAAAACCCGCCCGGAACTGAACGGGTCGTTGCGCCAGCAGGCGGGCATCTATCCGGCCTGGCATATGAATAAAGAACACTGGCTCAGCCTGACGCTGGCTGATGGCTTGCCAGATGAAGAGATTTTCGCCCTGCTGGATGACAGTTTTAGTCTGACGTTTTAG
- a CDS encoding class I SAM-dependent methyltransferase, translating to MPSPLPFLDNLLAQHALSGAVALAFEHQLFDFLTPGADATAVAQHFGWQPEPVGHWLRLLWSGELLQQQAEGYRTHPDAQAYLCRSGTRYIGDAWRYRQQLLQQFARRLPDLLNRSTPRRQDPLEIDTAWADAALSQIAQEQRALSGDTACAIASDLADFQRPAQLLDMGGGPGLITLALARRFPQLSGVVLDLPKTATVAQHNIERAGLSARFRALSQLPETPQVDIIWCSSLLYFMEDRQAMVQQLFRRLKPGGLLISAHAEVPSDPAEARQVLPFFTPLMMRGYSVTNEGELTQQLQQVGFTIEAIKRLQPFPMSPLNVHLARKPKTSD from the coding sequence ATGCCATCCCCGTTACCCTTTCTTGATAATCTGCTGGCGCAACACGCCCTGAGTGGCGCAGTGGCACTGGCCTTTGAACACCAGCTGTTTGATTTTCTGACACCGGGTGCCGATGCCACTGCCGTCGCGCAACATTTTGGCTGGCAGCCTGAGCCGGTCGGACACTGGCTGCGTTTGCTGTGGAGTGGTGAATTGTTGCAGCAACAGGCGGAGGGTTACCGTACCCACCCCGACGCACAGGCGTATCTGTGCCGCAGCGGTACGCGTTATATCGGCGATGCCTGGCGTTATCGTCAGCAGTTGTTGCAGCAGTTTGCCCGCCGGTTACCTGATCTGCTGAACCGCAGCACACCGCGCAGGCAGGACCCGCTGGAGATCGACACCGCCTGGGCCGACGCCGCCCTGAGCCAGATTGCACAAGAACAACGCGCCCTGAGCGGTGACACCGCCTGTGCCATCGCCAGCGATCTGGCTGATTTTCAGCGTCCTGCCCAACTGCTGGATATGGGCGGTGGCCCCGGATTGATTACGCTGGCGTTAGCCAGGCGTTTTCCACAGCTCTCCGGTGTGGTGCTTGATCTGCCCAAAACTGCGACCGTGGCGCAACATAATATCGAACGCGCTGGGTTAAGCGCACGCTTCCGCGCGCTTTCACAGCTACCGGAAACGCCGCAGGTTGACATCATCTGGTGTTCATCATTGCTGTACTTTATGGAGGACAGGCAGGCGATGGTGCAGCAGTTGTTCCGCCGTCTGAAACCGGGAGGATTATTGATTAGCGCCCATGCGGAAGTGCCGTCCGATCCGGCCGAAGCACGTCAGGTATTACCGTTTTTCACGCCATTGATGATGCGTGGTTACAGTGTCACGAATGAAGGTGAGTTAACGCAGCAATTACAGCAGGTGGGATTTACCATCGAAGCGATTAAGCGGCTGCAACCCTTCCCGATGTCGCCGCTGAATGTCCATCTGGCGCGCAAGCCTAAAACGTCAGACTAA
- the cybB gene encoding cytochrome b561, with the protein MQNKFAPSQILLHWLTFFLVVIAYCTMEFRGLATRGSWQGFTMIIGHFSAGSCVLVLMLSRVLLRLRHRSPAIVPKPEGWQTGLANLMHLGLYLFFIALPIFGILSRFYLGRSWWLFGIPMPVSADPDPDFADILTGLHKTLAPYGYWLVGIHALAALTHHYLIKDNTLLRMMPSRRSR; encoded by the coding sequence ATGCAGAATAAATTTGCTCCTTCACAGATTCTTCTCCACTGGCTGACGTTCTTCCTGGTGGTCATCGCCTATTGCACCATGGAATTTCGCGGGCTGGCAACGCGTGGGTCCTGGCAGGGTTTTACGATGATCATCGGCCATTTCAGTGCCGGAAGCTGTGTTCTGGTGCTGATGTTATCGCGCGTGCTGCTGCGCTTGCGTCATCGCAGCCCGGCAATCGTGCCAAAGCCAGAGGGCTGGCAAACCGGTCTGGCGAATTTGATGCACCTCGGGCTGTATCTGTTTTTTATCGCACTGCCGATATTCGGTATTCTTTCGCGATTTTACCTGGGGCGAAGCTGGTGGTTGTTTGGTATTCCGATGCCGGTCAGCGCCGATCCCGACCCGGACTTTGCCGATATCCTGACTGGATTGCATAAAACGCTCGCACCTTACGGTTACTGGCTGGTGGGAATACATGCGCTGGCAGCGCTGACCCACCACTATCTGATCAAGGACAACACCCTGCTACGCATGATGCCGTCCCGACGCTCACGCTGA
- a CDS encoding helix-turn-helix domain-containing protein, which yields MQRNPGGDDEPWIEHQPGAGVFRSRQFSLVSGIRLVQSDYQPLKALAESSQPGGNTPQLVLTFGLLGSSRFRADSGYEVLFQAGHLTVTSFQHSSGERLYRAGERVQQLRLVLDADSVQRYLGDDAAERLLYQPQLKRHLFSLFGQATSAQLNDVQSDPLLREIQALNLLALHRHQLQPAAAQVKKLHPQDIDRLEQAHNWMRAHLAESFTLGTLALAAGLSEYQLKKGFQQHFGCTPGEKLLALRMAQAHWLLEQGYQVAQAAWQVGYQHPRNFSVAFQRYFGRPASQVTGRGRSA from the coding sequence ATGCAACGGAACCCTGGCGGTGATGACGAGCCATGGATTGAACACCAGCCCGGTGCGGGGGTTTTTCGTTCACGGCAGTTCAGCCTGGTCAGCGGGATACGGCTGGTACAGTCTGATTATCAGCCGCTAAAAGCGCTGGCAGAAAGCTCTCAGCCCGGTGGGAATACGCCGCAGTTGGTCCTGACCTTCGGTTTGCTGGGCAGCTCGCGTTTCCGTGCCGATTCCGGTTATGAAGTCTTGTTCCAGGCGGGCCACCTTACGGTCACCAGTTTTCAGCACAGCAGCGGCGAGCGTTTATATCGTGCGGGGGAACGGGTGCAACAGCTGCGCCTGGTGCTGGATGCGGACAGCGTGCAGCGTTATCTGGGAGATGATGCGGCTGAGCGCTTGCTGTATCAGCCGCAATTGAAACGCCATCTTTTCAGCCTGTTCGGTCAGGCTACCAGCGCACAACTCAATGATGTGCAGTCCGACCCACTGCTGCGTGAGATTCAGGCGCTGAACCTGCTGGCGTTACATCGCCATCAGCTGCAACCAGCCGCTGCGCAAGTGAAGAAATTACATCCCCAGGATATCGACCGGCTGGAACAGGCACATAACTGGATGCGGGCGCATCTGGCGGAGTCTTTTACCCTGGGAACGCTGGCGCTGGCTGCGGGCCTGAGTGAATACCAGCTGAAAAAAGGCTTTCAGCAACATTTTGGCTGCACACCCGGTGAGAAGTTGCTGGCATTGCGGATGGCGCAGGCTCATTGGCTGCTGGAGCAAGGGTATCAGGTGGCGCAGGCGGCCTGGCAGGTGGGTTATCAGCATCCCCGCAATTTTAGCGTGGCGTTCCAGCGTTACTTTGGTCGCCCGGCCAGCCAGGTGACCGGGCGCGGCAGGTCAGCGTGA
- a CDS encoding RHS repeat domain-containing protein: protein MGSSVFGNTPSLAVHNGRGQIVRNVEFYRHPDLPANPSVRLTRHQYNARGLVQSADPRLHDAGLVNIVWQRDLTGNILRTQSTDAGTTVRLNDAVGRPLLVVDYIDTDGNGKTDLKQAVKRTFAYESFDLPGRLLSVSEQRAADAIHCSERLIYAGNSRAEQQQNLAGQCIGHYDPAGVVQTNSVSLIGVQLSVTRRLLQGEDDSTWRTDWQGDDPSIWNHQLTAEQYSTLTTVDATGAILTITDAAGNRQRAEYDSAGKLTGRWLTIKGGSEQVIVKSLSCNAAGLKQREEHGNGVVTTYNYEPQTQRLTGMRTERPQGHPCGSKLLQDLNWTYDPVGNVTQVIDGAEDTQFWRNQKVEPENTYTYDSLYQLVKSTGREMANSGQQGNTLSLATTPFPVDPSAYTLYTRIYTYDTAGNLTQVQHNSPAISNRYTTTLTLSDHSNRGVLNTLTKNPAEVDRLFAAGGQQLLLQPGQALTWTPRGELQQVIPVVRDGISDDNERYRYDANSQRILKRSTQKAGGNEQTHRVLYLPGLELRCTRSGSTVKENLQVISVQEAGGAQVQVLHWESGQPENMDNDQFRYRYHNLIGSLCLEVDGGGNIICREEYYPYGGTAVLTARNRMEADYRTIRYSGRERDATGLYYYGYRYYQPWVGRWLSADPAGTLDGLNLFRMVRNNPVTLWDNDGLETVETGKYKVNVGIKTSIAAKLIRSKSRVSVYDEAKKTYVSSKEFKVVELNDQDAEGFLFGSDELAENAKGFYNQYVDIQKNRHELSDAQKTNIALGVEVANYMKKTSAGILYDENNIMENRFLSGFRLNTNSATGKKIFALMRKKDKNVLEGRKIYGLLEAQVFTYYDEGNKTDIVINYALANPKTQVPTAVGEDIDPEFRVKGVGSFLSLRSIMILMKQYKVRSITTEAINVRSAAIVKKFGGKKISN from the coding sequence ATGGGATCATCAGTCTTCGGCAACACGCCGTCACTCGCAGTACATAATGGTCGCGGGCAGATTGTTCGCAACGTTGAGTTTTATCGCCATCCAGACCTGCCAGCCAACCCCTCCGTGCGTCTCACCCGCCATCAGTATAACGCCCGAGGTTTGGTACAGAGCGCAGACCCTCGTCTGCATGACGCGGGCCTGGTGAACATTGTCTGGCAGCGGGACCTTACCGGGAACATTCTGCGCACCCAGAGCACCGATGCAGGTACCACCGTGAGGCTGAACGATGCCGTCGGGCGACCGTTGCTGGTGGTGGATTACATCGACACCGATGGGAACGGGAAAACTGATCTCAAACAAGCCGTGAAGCGGACCTTTGCTTACGAGAGTTTCGACCTGCCGGGACGGTTGCTGAGCGTGTCGGAACAGAGGGCAGCAGACGCGATACACTGCTCGGAACGCCTCATATACGCCGGAAACTCCCGGGCTGAGCAGCAGCAGAATCTGGCAGGACAATGCATCGGTCATTATGATCCCGCAGGCGTGGTGCAGACAAACAGCGTATCGCTGATCGGTGTGCAACTGTCGGTGACACGCCGACTGCTGCAAGGGGAAGACGATTCAACCTGGCGCACTGACTGGCAGGGTGACGATCCCTCCATCTGGAACCATCAGCTCACTGCGGAGCAGTACAGTACCCTGACCACAGTGGACGCAACCGGTGCCATACTTACCATCACCGATGCTGCAGGCAACCGGCAGCGCGCGGAGTATGACAGCGCGGGTAAGCTAACGGGTCGCTGGCTAACCATCAAAGGTGGCAGCGAACAGGTTATCGTCAAATCCCTTTCCTGCAACGCCGCAGGACTGAAACAGCGTGAGGAACACGGCAACGGAGTGGTGACGACCTATAACTACGAGCCGCAGACACAACGTTTGACTGGGATGAGGACGGAGCGCCCGCAGGGCCATCCTTGCGGATCGAAGCTGCTTCAGGATCTGAACTGGACATATGACCCGGTCGGAAACGTAACGCAGGTGATCGACGGGGCGGAAGACACGCAATTCTGGCGCAATCAGAAGGTGGAGCCGGAGAACACATACACCTACGACAGCCTTTACCAGTTGGTAAAGTCCACCGGGCGCGAGATGGCGAATTCAGGCCAGCAGGGCAACACGTTATCTCTGGCCACGACCCCCTTTCCGGTGGACCCTTCCGCCTATACGCTTTACACACGTATTTATACCTACGATACAGCGGGTAACCTGACGCAGGTACAGCATAATTCACCGGCTATCAGCAATCGCTATACCACCACCCTCACCCTCAGCGACCACAGCAACCGTGGCGTACTGAACACGTTGACCAAAAATCCTGCGGAGGTTGACCGATTGTTTGCGGCAGGCGGGCAGCAGTTGCTTTTACAGCCGGGGCAGGCATTGACCTGGACACCCCGAGGTGAGCTACAGCAAGTGATACCCGTGGTCCGTGATGGGATATCCGACGATAACGAGAGATACCGGTACGATGCAAACAGCCAGCGTATCCTGAAGCGAAGCACACAGAAAGCTGGCGGCAACGAGCAAACACACCGGGTGCTATACCTGCCAGGGCTGGAACTGCGCTGTACAAGGAGCGGTAGCACGGTAAAAGAAAATCTGCAGGTCATCAGCGTGCAAGAAGCGGGTGGTGCGCAGGTGCAGGTACTCCACTGGGAGAGCGGGCAACCGGAGAACATGGATAATGACCAGTTTCGTTACCGCTATCACAACCTCATCGGCAGCCTCTGTCTGGAGGTAGACGGCGGCGGGAATATCATCTGCCGGGAGGAATATTATCCCTACGGTGGCACGGCCGTACTGACAGCACGAAACCGAATGGAGGCAGATTACAGAACCATAAGGTACTCAGGCAGGGAACGGGATGCGACAGGTCTTTACTACTACGGGTATCGCTATTATCAGCCGTGGGTGGGACGCTGGCTGAGTGCCGATCCAGCGGGCACCCTGGACGGACTCAACCTGTTCCGGATGGTAAGAAATAATCCTGTAACATTATGGGATAATGACGGGTTGGAAACAGTAGAAACCGGGAAATATAAAGTCAACGTCGGTATTAAAACCAGCATCGCGGCAAAATTAATACGGAGTAAAAGCAGAGTCAGTGTTTATGATGAAGCGAAAAAAACATATGTGTCATCGAAAGAGTTTAAAGTTGTCGAATTAAATGACCAGGATGCTGAGGGCTTTCTATTTGGCTCTGACGAATTAGCGGAAAACGCCAAAGGATTTTATAATCAGTATGTCGACATACAAAAAAATCGCCATGAATTAAGCGATGCACAAAAAACCAACATTGCTCTTGGCGTGGAGGTTGCCAACTATATGAAAAAAACCTCTGCCGGAATATTGTATGATGAAAATAATATCATGGAAAATAGATTTTTATCCGGATTCCGCCTTAACACTAACTCTGCGACAGGAAAAAAAATCTTTGCATTAATGCGAAAAAAAGATAAAAACGTACTCGAAGGAAGAAAAATTTATGGCCTGCTTGAGGCTCAAGTTTTTACCTACTATGATGAAGGCAATAAAACAGACATTGTTATTAACTATGCGCTAGCCAACCCGAAAACGCAGGTTCCAACTGCTGTTGGTGAGGATATAGATCCTGAATTTCGGGTTAAAGGCGTTGGCTCCTTTTTGTCACTGCGTAGCATTATGATATTAATGAAACAATATAAAGTCAGGAGCATTACTACCGAAGCAATTAATGTCAGATCGGCCGCCATTGTGAAGAAATTTGGCGGTAAAAAAATTTCGAATTAA
- a CDS encoding MarR family winged helix-turn-helix transcriptional regulator — MADHVDFVTQQWAIAMPDLDASSMAIFGRMLRIMKHLANIRAEALAPFGFRDGEFDVLATLRRAGPPFCLSPTQLYKSLLVTSGAMTNRLNHLEEAGLIARVADAQDKRSSLVALTAAGREKIEQALQVHTQTQNTLLATLEPAQRQQLSALLSQLLVASEHET, encoded by the coding sequence GTGGCGGATCACGTCGATTTTGTGACACAACAATGGGCCATTGCGATGCCTGATCTGGATGCCTCATCCATGGCGATATTTGGTCGCATGCTGCGCATCATGAAACACCTGGCGAATATCCGTGCGGAGGCACTGGCCCCCTTTGGTTTTCGTGACGGGGAATTTGACGTGCTGGCAACGCTACGCAGGGCGGGCCCACCCTTCTGTTTATCGCCGACACAGTTGTATAAATCGTTGCTGGTCACCTCCGGCGCGATGACAAATCGTCTTAATCACCTCGAAGAGGCGGGACTGATCGCACGGGTTGCTGACGCGCAGGATAAACGCAGCAGTCTGGTCGCGTTAACCGCTGCCGGACGGGAAAAAATCGAGCAGGCATTGCAGGTACACACACAAACGCAAAATACGCTGCTGGCGACACTGGAACCCGCGCAGCGGCAGCAGTTGTCAGCACTGCTCAGCCAGCTGCTGGTCGCCAGCGAGCATGAGACTTAA
- a CDS encoding GlcG/HbpS family heme-binding protein codes for MKKILSLALLSAALFGAAGAQAVTTQTILTESDAQKLIAAAQEKAHALNANVCIAVLDQSGELLAFQRMDNAPVGCIDSSILKGRAAALYRTPTDKYMDRANGKEPAIATLPGVIPLGGGSPVVWKGNTLGAVGVSGSANPNEIAIAKAASDSFK; via the coding sequence ATGAAAAAGATCCTGTCTCTGGCGCTGCTGAGTGCCGCTCTGTTCGGTGCGGCGGGTGCTCAGGCGGTTACCACACAAACCATTCTGACAGAGAGTGATGCGCAGAAACTGATTGCCGCCGCGCAGGAAAAAGCCCACGCGCTGAATGCCAACGTCTGTATCGCGGTACTGGATCAGTCTGGTGAACTGCTGGCGTTCCAGCGTATGGACAATGCTCCGGTCGGTTGTATTGATTCATCGATTCTGAAGGGCCGTGCTGCGGCGCTGTATCGCACGCCAACCGACAAATATATGGATCGCGCCAATGGCAAAGAACCGGCTATCGCCACGTTGCCGGGCGTGATCCCGCTGGGCGGCGGTTCTCCGGTGGTGTGGAAGGGTAATACGCTGGGCGCGGTTGGCGTCAGTGGCTCGGCCAACCCGAATGAAATCGCCATCGCCAAAGCGGCGAGTGACAGTTTTAAATAA
- a CDS encoding methyl-accepting chemotaxis protein yields the protein MAKRLSDKKKMSTRTQMLLTGALTITLGFTVTIGVLSWQSSHEQRSLAENYLQQIAQSQALQIQQDLSYARDVAHNLGHNIIALPDAGVQDRKVIDKMMESTLRDNPSYLSVSVIMEENAFDGRDAEFADKPGQAPKGRYAWFVDRDQSGNFRMHPLASFLTPGQGDYYLLPQKSQKDTLIEPYSYAYNGVPTLLTSVAAPIVSQGKLWGVVTSDISLASLQERVNKIKPWAGTGYAMLLSSAGNVVSYPDKSLTSKAWKGNTNNFSNHVIEHHDDIIGGDALVTWQPIVIGNSDQKWYLAVVAPVSEVMAAANRQLINAIVMMVISILLVSSLLGLLFSRKVLKPIGGEPLEAATIALAVADGKLDNHITVKSHDTSSLFYALGTMQNQLRDIVGQIQDASASVRQGAGEIASGNLNLASRTEQQAAALEQTAASMEQITATVKHNAANAHQATALTDNATQIASRGEALVGEVVQTMAQIDDSAKKIGDITAIINSIAFQTNILALNAAVEAARAGEQGRGFAVVASEVRNLAQRSANAVKEIAALIEESSQRVGSGVQLVQDAGKTMQEMTHAVHSVRTIIGEIVTASDEQARGISQVTIAVNEMDGTTQQNAALVQQMSAAASSLEDQAAQLAQTVGRFHLA from the coding sequence ATGGCCAAACGACTGTCTGATAAGAAAAAAATGAGCACCCGCACGCAAATGCTGCTGACGGGAGCCTTAACCATTACCCTCGGCTTTACCGTCACTATTGGTGTGCTTAGCTGGCAATCCAGCCACGAACAACGATCGCTGGCAGAAAATTATCTGCAACAAATTGCGCAAAGCCAGGCACTGCAAATTCAGCAGGATCTCAGCTATGCGCGTGATGTGGCACATAACCTTGGTCACAATATTATCGCGCTGCCCGATGCCGGTGTGCAGGATCGCAAAGTCATCGACAAGATGATGGAATCGACGCTGCGCGATAATCCCAGCTATCTTTCTGTCTCCGTGATCATGGAAGAAAACGCCTTTGACGGACGTGATGCTGAGTTTGCCGATAAACCCGGTCAGGCACCGAAAGGGCGCTACGCCTGGTTCGTTGATCGCGATCAGTCCGGCAACTTCAGGATGCATCCACTGGCTTCCTTTCTGACCCCTGGACAGGGTGATTATTATCTGCTGCCACAGAAAAGCCAGAAAGATACGCTGATCGAACCCTACAGCTACGCCTACAACGGCGTACCCACGTTGCTGACCTCTGTGGCCGCGCCCATTGTCAGCCAGGGGAAATTGTGGGGGGTGGTGACCTCCGATATTTCGCTGGCCTCGTTGCAGGAACGGGTCAATAAAATCAAACCCTGGGCAGGCACTGGCTACGCAATGCTGCTTTCCAGCGCCGGAAACGTGGTGTCTTATCCGGATAAAAGCCTGACCAGCAAGGCATGGAAAGGTAATACCAACAATTTCAGCAACCACGTCATTGAACACCATGACGATATTATCGGTGGTGACGCGCTGGTGACATGGCAACCGATTGTGATCGGCAACAGCGACCAGAAATGGTATCTCGCTGTTGTGGCCCCGGTCAGTGAAGTGATGGCCGCTGCCAATCGCCAGTTGATCAACGCCATCGTCATGATGGTTATCAGCATTTTGCTGGTCAGCTCGCTGCTCGGGCTGCTGTTCAGCCGCAAAGTGCTGAAGCCCATTGGTGGTGAACCGCTGGAAGCGGCCACCATTGCGCTGGCGGTTGCCGATGGCAAGCTGGATAACCACATCACCGTGAAATCACACGACACCAGCAGCCTGTTCTATGCCCTGGGCACCATGCAAAACCAGTTGCGTGATATCGTCGGACAGATTCAGGACGCCAGCGCGTCGGTACGTCAGGGGGCGGGAGAAATCGCCAGCGGCAACCTCAACCTCGCGTCCCGTACCGAACAACAGGCCGCCGCACTGGAGCAGACAGCCGCCAGCATGGAGCAAATCACTGCCACGGTGAAACACAACGCGGCTAATGCGCATCAGGCGACTGCGCTCACTGACAATGCCACGCAAATCGCCAGTCGTGGTGAAGCGCTGGTGGGTGAAGTGGTGCAAACCATGGCGCAGATTGACGACAGCGCGAAAAAAATCGGCGATATCACCGCCATCATCAATAGCATTGCCTTCCAGACTAACATCCTGGCGCTCAACGCTGCCGTGGAAGCGGCGCGGGCGGGTGAACAGGGACGTGGTTTTGCTGTTGTGGCCTCTGAAGTACGCAATCTGGCGCAGCGCAGCGCCAATGCGGTGAAGGAGATTGCTGCCCTGATCGAAGAGTCCAGCCAGCGCGTGGGCAGTGGCGTTCAACTGGTTCAGGATGCCGGTAAAACCATGCAGGAGATGACCCATGCGGTGCATTCGGTGCGCACCATTATCGGCGAAATCGTGACAGCTTCGGATGAGCAGGCGCGGGGTATCAGCCAGGTGACCATTGCAGTTAATGAAATGGATGGCACCACACAGCAGAACGCTGCGCTGGTCCAGCAGATGTCGGCCGCTGCCAGCTCGCTGGAAGATCAGGCTGCTCAGCTGGCGCAGACCGTAGGGCGCTTTCATCTGGCCTGA